Genomic DNA from Nocardioides aquaticus:
GGGACGGTGACGCGCCGCAGGGTGTAGGCGCGCGCCTCGGCCGCGGCGTACGCCGTCAGGCCCGCCCCGGCGCTCGCGAGGGCGGCGGTGCTGGCGGCGAGCAGGGGGAGCGGGCGCACGCGGCCAAGGGTCCCACGGCTGCCATGATGAGCGCATGAGTGCTCTGAAGGACCGCCTGCGCGCCGACCTCGTCACGGCCATCAAGGCGCGGGAGGAGATCCGGTCCTCGACCCTGCGGATGGTGCTCTCGGCGATCACGAACGCCGAGGTCGCCGGCAAGACCGCCCGCGAGCTCTCGGACGCGGAGGTGGTCGACGTGCTGTCGAGCGAGGCCAAGAAGCGGCGCGAGGCCGCGGTCGCCTTCGACGAGGGCGGGCGGGCCGAGATGTCGGCCAAGGAGCGGGCCGAGGCCGCGGTGATCGCCGACTACCTGCCCGAGCAGCTCTCCCCGGCCGAGATCAGCGCGATCGTGACCGAGGTGGTCGAGGCGACCGGGTCCGCCGGCGCCGGGATGAAGGCGATGGGTGCGGTGATGGGCGCCGTCCAGCCGCGGGTCAAGGGCCGCGCCGACGGCGCCGCCGTGGCCGCCGAGGTACGCCGCCAGCTGGCCTGACGCCCCACCGGCTGTCCGCGAGCGTCACCTCGACGCGCCGCAACCGTCATCTCGGCTGTTTGCGAGCGTCACCTCGACGGTCAGCCGTTGCCGCCACCGCCACCGCCGCCGCCGCCGCCGCCGTTGCCGCCGCCGTTGCCGGAGTTGCCCCCGCCACCGCCACCGCCGCCGCCGTTGCCGCCGCCGCCGTTGCCGGAGTTGCCCCCGCCGCCGCCGCCGTTGCCGCCGCCGTTGCCGCCGCCGTTGCCACCGCCGTTGGAGGGGGAGGGGGCAGGGGGCGGCGGGGCCGGGGCGGGCCCGGCGGAGGTGTAGATGGTGATCGAGCCGCCGCTGCCCAGCGCCGTGCCGCCGCCGGGGGAGGTGTAGGCCACGGTGCCCTCGGTGTAGCCGGAGTAGACCGACGTGCCCTGGGTGACCACGAAGCCGGCCGCCTCGAGCTGCGCCTGGGCCGCGGACGGGTCCTGGCCGCCGACGTCGGGGATGGTCACCAGGACGCCCTCGATCTCGGTGACGGAGGGCGCGGTGAAGGTGGCGTCGGGCAGCCACTGCTGCACGACCTGCATCGCGTTGCCCCACACCGGACCGGCGGTGCCGGAGCCCGACGCGGTGTCGACGTAGGACCCGCCGACGGTCTTGCCGACCAGCGTCTGCGGCTCCCCCTGCTGGTTGGCGCCGGCGATCATGGCCGCGGCGGCCAGGTTGGGGGTGTAGCCCGCGAACCACACGGACTTGGCGTCCTGGGTCGTCCCGGTCTTGCCGGCGCTCTCCTGGGAGAGGCTGATGCCGGCGTTGTAGCCGAAGCCGCCGGGCTCCTGCACGCCGCGCAGGACGTCGCTGACGGCGTCGGCGACCGGGGCGTCGAGGACCTGCTCGCAGGTCGGGTCGTAGCTCTTGACCACGTTGCCGTTGGCGTCCTCGATGGAGGTGACCGGGCGCGAGTCGCAG
This window encodes:
- a CDS encoding GatB/YqeY domain-containing protein translates to MSALKDRLRADLVTAIKAREEIRSSTLRMVLSAITNAEVAGKTARELSDAEVVDVLSSEAKKRREAAVAFDEGGRAEMSAKERAEAAVIADYLPEQLSPAEISAIVTEVVEATGSAGAGMKAMGAVMGAVQPRVKGRADGAAVAAEVRRQLA